The segment TCAGCTTATATTCACATTCCTTTTTGTGATCAAATTTGTTTTTATTGTGATTTTCCTAAAGTATTGAAAGAAGATCAACCGATTGAAGAATATTTAACAACTTTGCGTTGGGAAATGGAACAATATCAAGTGAAAGAACCTTGTGAGACCTTATATATTGGAGGAGGAACTCCTTCTTCTTTAAATGAGCAAGAATTAGAGCAATTACTTGCTTCAGTGCGTGAAATGTTACCTTTTTCTGGGGGAGAATTTACTTTTGAAGTCAATCCTGGAGATTTAAATGAAGCCAAACTACATTTATTGGAGGAATATGGTGTAAATCGTCTTTCTATGGGAGTGCAAACCTTCAATGAAACTCTACTTAAAAAAATTGGTCGCAAGCATAATCGACAAGATGTTCATGATACGTTACATGCGATTGAGAAGTATTCTACGATTACAAATGTCTCTTTGGATTTAATTTATGCATTGCCAAAACAAACAATCGAAGATTTCCAAGCTACTTTAAAAGAAGCGGTAGAGCTAGGATTACCTCACTTTTCTTTATATGCTTTGATTTTAGAGAATCAAACCGTCTTTGCGAATTTAGCACGCCGAGGGAAATTATTATTACCTACTCAAGAAGAAGAGGTTGCCATGGAAGAGTGGGCACAAGAATATCTTGAGGCACGAGGTTGGCATCGTTATGAATTAAGTAATTATGGAAAAGAAGGATATGAAAGCCAACATAATTTAATGTATTGGGATAACAAACATTATTATGGCTTTGGTGCAGGAGGTAGTGGTTATTTAGGAAATGAACGCTATCGCAATCATGCTCCAATCCAACATTACTTAGCAGCTTGTCAAAAAGGAGAATTACCGATTGTAGAAAAAGAAGTCATTTCTCGCTCTGCTGCAATGGAAGAACAAATCTTTTTAGGGTTGCGAAAGACAAAAGGAGTTTCTAAAAAAGAATTTGCGGCTCGCTTTCATCAACCCATTGAAGAAGTCTATGGCCCAGTAATTTCTGATTTATTAGCGAAGGGATTATTGCAAGAACAAGATGATTTTCTTTCTTTAACCCCACAAGGGCGTCTCTTTGGCAACGATGTATTTGTAGAATTTTTACTAGATAAATAAGGGGAAAACCACTTTTTTAGCAATCGATAAAAAAGAGTGCTAAAAAAAGTGGTTTTTTTGTTGACAAAGAATAAAAAAGTGATTATATTAATAATTGTAAAAGGTTAGCACTCTACTAAAGAGAATGCTAATGTTCATAAAGAGGTGATCATGGTGTTGAAACCACGCCAGTTAGATGTTTTGAAATTATTGGTGCATCTGTTCATCAATAATCATCAACCCGTTGGTTCTTCCACTTTAAAAACAGAAGGAATTGATGCTAGTTCAGCGACGATTCGCAATGACTTAGCATTACTAGAAGCAAAAGGGTTTATTGAAAAAACCCATGTATCTTCTGGACGTATTCCTTCCTTAAAAGGATATCGTTATTATATTGATCATCTGTTACAACCATTACCTCTTTCAGAAGAAGAGCGAAGAGCAATTCGAGAACAATTGCAAACGAATGAACCTTTGTTACAAAACTTTTTGGGACAAAGTGCAATGCAATTAGCGGAGTTGACCGGTTGCACAACTTTTATTTCAGAATTGAATCAAGAAAGTTGTATTTTGACTGCGTTTCAACTAGTATTTCTTAATGAACAACAGGTAATGGCGGTAATGGTAAACAATCGCGGAAATGTAGAGAAACGATTGTATCCTGTAGAAAGAGATTTCACTCCTGAATGGTTACAAGAAATTGAGCATTTTGTTCAAGATGAATTCGTAGGCGAAAGCATTATGACCATTCAACAACGATTGAAAACAGAATTGCCTATTACACTACAACGAGTGTTTACTCAATCCAATTTTGTTCTTTCTTTATTGAATACCATCTTTGAAGAAGTATTCAAAGGACAATGTTATATTGGAGGCGAGATGAATCTTTTAGATGCTTATCAAAATGAGTTACCAAGATTCAAAAAAGTGCATGAATGGGTTCATTCTGAAGCGAGTGAAAGTTTATTACAATGTCCAACGGATGATTGTATTCATATCTACCTAGGAAGTGAATTAAAAACTCCATTACTAGAAGATATGGCCCTAATTAAAATGCGATATCAAGTGGCGCCTTATGGCAGTGGAGTACTAGCAGTATTAGGACCTGCTGGATTGCCTTATCCACGTATCTTATCATTATTGCGTTGTTTTAAAGAGGAATTTGAACAACAGGTTGCAAATTATCACTTGTTAGTTCATAACCCATTAACATAGAAAGGAAGTAATTTTGTGAACGAAGAAAACAAAAACACAACAGAACAAGAAGAAATCGTAGAAGCTGTAGAAAAAGAAGTAGAGATTGAAGCGGCCGAAGAAGAAAGCGAAATCGTTGAATTAAAACAAAAGATTGATGAACTTTCTGACCAAAACTTACGCTTACAAGCAGAAATTGTAAACATGCGCAATCGTAATCAAAAAGACCGTGAAACTGCTGCTAAATATCGTGCACAGGATTTAGCAAAAGAATTACTTCCAGCGATTGATAATTTAGAACGCGCATTAGCAATTGATGTTGATAATGAACATGGAGAAGCTTTGAAAAAAGGTGTACAAATGGTTTTAGACAACTTAAAAACAGCCTTGAAAGCGCAAGGAATTGAAGAAATTGTAGCGTTAAATCAAGCCTTTGATCCAACGGTTCACCAAGCGGTACAAACCGTGGATGCAAAAGAAAACAATGTCGAACCAAACACAATTGTACAAGAACTGCAAAAAGGTTATAAATTACATGATCGTGTGTTACGTCCAGCAATGGTTGTTGTAGCACAGTAGCCTTATTAATATCATTATTCAAAAAAAGAGACTATAATAAAGACAAAGAAATGAAAAGGAGACTTCATTATGAGTAACAAAATTATCGGAATTGACTTAGGTACAACAAACTCAGCTGTCGCTGTATTAGAAGGTGGCGAAGCTAAAATTATTCCAAACCCAGAAGGTAACCGTACAACTCCTTCTGTCGTTGCTTTCAAAGATGGAGAAATTCAAGTAGGGGAAGTTGCTAAACGTCAAGCAGTAACAAACCCAAATACAATCTCTTCTATTAAACGTCATATGGGTACAGACTACAAAGTAGAAGTAGATGGTAAACAATATACACCACAAGAAATCTCAGCAATGATTTTACAATACTTAAAAGGTTATGCTGAAGATTACTTAGGAGAAAAAGTAGATAAAGCCGTAATTACAGTTCCAGCTTACTTCGATGATGCTCAACGTCAAGCAACAAAAGATGCTGGTAAAATTGCTGGTTTAGAAGTAGAACGTATCGTAAACGAACCTACAGCTGCTGCATTAGCTTATGGTTTAGATAAAACAGATAAAGATGAAAAAGTATTAGTATTTGACCTTGGTGGTGGTACTTTCGACGTATCTATCCTTGAATTAGGAGATGGCGTGTTCGACGTATTATCAACTGCTGGGGACAACCATTTAGGTGGAGATGACTTCGATAACAAAATTATTGATTGGGCAGTAGCTGAATTCAAAAAAGAAAATGGTATCGACTTATCTCAAGATAAAATGGCATTACAACGTTTGAAAGATGCCGCTGAAAAAGCGAAAAAAGATTTATCAGGTGTAACAAGTGCACAAATCAGCTTACCATTCATTACAGCTGGTGAAGCAGGACCATTACACTTAGAAATGACATTAACACGTGCAAAATTCGATGAATTAACTCATGATTTAGTAGAACGTACAAAAGAACCTGTTCGTCGTGCTTTATCTGATGCTGGTTTATCAAACGCAGACATCGACGAAGTGATCTTAGTTGGTGGTTCAACACGTATCCCAGCCGTAGTAGAAGCTGTACGTAAAGAAACAGGTAAAGAACCTAACAAATCTGTAAACCCAGATGAAGTAGTAGCAATGGGTGCTGCTATCCAAGGTGGGGTTATCACTGGAGATGTTAAAGATGTTGTCTTATTAGACGTTACTCCATTATCATTAGGTATCGAAACAATGGGTGGAGTGATGACAAAATTAATCGATCGTAACACAACAATCCCAACAAGTAAATCTCAAGTGTTCTCAACTGCTGCCGATAACCAACCAGCAGTAGACATCCACGTATTACAAGGGGAACGTCCAATGGCTGCCGACAACAAAACATTAGGTCGCTTCCAATTAACAGATATCCCTGCTGCACCTCGTGGAGTACCTCAAATCGAAGTAACTTTTGATATCGATAAAAACGGTATTGTAAACGTAAGTGCGAAAGATTTAGGAACTGGTAAAGAACAAAAAATTACGATTACTTCTTCTACAGGATTATCTGATGAAGAAATCGAACGCATGGTAAAAGATGCAGAAGCAAATGCAGATGCAGATAAACAACGTAAAGAAGAAGCAGATTTACGTAACGAAGTAGATGCATTAATCTTCAGCGTAGATAAAACATTAGAAGAATTAAAAGATAAAGTTTCAGAAGATGAAGTGAAAAAAGCAGAAGCTGCTCGTGACGAATTAAAAGCTGCAGTTGAAGCAAATGATTTAGAACAAATGAAAGCGAAAAAAGATGCGTTAGAAGCAATCGTTCGTGACTTATCTGTTAAATTATATGAACAAGCTGCGCAACAACAAGCTCAAGCAAATCCAGAAGCTGCAAAAGATGGCGATGACGACGTGGTAGATGCTGACTTTGAAGAAGTAGATAAATAATAAGAGAAATTCATAGGAAGTAGAGCCAGTAGCGATGCTATTGGCTCTCTTTTTAAGAGGGATGGGAGACAATATGGCAACAAAACGAGATTATTATGAAGTATTAGGAGTACAAAAGGATGCTTCTGATGCAGAAATTAAAAAGGCATATCGTAAGTTATCAAAAAAATATCACCCAGATATTAATAAAGAACCCGATGCTGCAGATAAATTTAAAGAAGTATCAGAGGCGTATGAAGTATTAAGCGATCCGCAAAAACGTGCAGCGTATGACCAATACGGACATGCTTCTACTGATCCAAACTTTAACGGTGGATTTGGCGGCTTTGGTGGCGGCTTTGATGGATTCGATGGCGGTGGCTTTGGTGGCTTTGAAGATATCTTCTCTTCCTTCTTTGGTGGAGGAGGCGGTGGCTTTGGTAGCACCAATCCAAATACGCCTCGTCAAGGTGCAGATTTAAGCTATACGTTAGACTTGACCTTTGATGAAGCAATTCATGGAACAGAAAAGAGCATTAGCTATCGTCGTTCTGAAGTATGTGAAACTTGTCATGGTTCAGGAGCAAAAGCAGGAACAGAACCTGAAACTTGTCCAAAATGTCATGGTTCAGGTACAATCAACGTTCAACGTCAAACTCCATTAGGTCGTATGATGACTCAAGAAGTATGTGACGAATGTCATGGTACAGGTAAGATTATTAAAGAAAAATGTAGTACTTGTCATGGCGAAGGAGTCGTAGAAAATACGCATACGATTAAAATTACCGTTCCTGCGGGTGTGGAAGATGGAACACAAATGCGTGTCGCTGGTCAAGGACAAGCAGGAGAAAATGGTGGACCATACGGTGATTTATACGTTGTTTTCCATGTTCAAGCAAGTAAAGAATTCCGTCGTGATGGAGCAGATATTTACTATGAATTACCATTGAACTTTGCTCAAGTCTCTTTAGGAGATGAGGTAGAAGTACCAACCGTAGACGGAAAGGTGAAATTGAAAATTCCAGCAGGAACTCAATCTGGTAAAATGTTCCGTTTACGTGGAAAAGGTGCAGCTCGTTTACATGGTACAGGTCGTGGGGACCAATATGTAATCGCAAATGTGGTAACACCAAAATCAATGAATGAAAAACAAAAAGAAGCAATGCGAATGTTTGCAGAAGCCACAGATGGTCCAGTGAAAAACGAAGAAAGCTTCTTTGACAAAATGAGAGATCGTTTTGGCAAACACAATAAATAAAAGAAAGAGAAGTAGAGTCTTGTACTCTGCTTCTTTTTTTTTCTTTTGAAAATAGGTATAATAGAAAGAAGTAATCCTATCAGGAGAAGGAGTGGAAAAAGATGGCCGTAGTAGCAAATCATCGACCAACAAAAGCGATTGTTTCAAAAGGAGCAATTCGTCATAATATTGAAGAAGAAATGAAACGTTTACCTAAAGATGCACAGTTATGGGCAGTGGTAAAAGCAGATGCTTATGGACATGGAGCCTTAGAAGTTGCCAAAGTAGCAAAAGAAGCGGGAGCAACAGGATATTGCGTTGCCTATGTAGATGAAGGAATTGCTCTACGTGAGGCAGGATTTACAGAACCGATTTTAGTATTGGGAGTTACTGAACCTATGAGTACCGTTGTACTTGCTGCCAAATATCATCTTTCTTTAGCAGCTCCAAGTGTGGATTGGTTAGAACGAGCAGATTTAGCATTGAAAGAAGTCAATGAAAGCTTAACGGTTCATTTAGCGGTTGATAGTGGAATGGGACGTATTGGTTTTGTTTATGAAGAAGAAATGGCTGAGGCAAAAGCACGCATGTCAGAATGGACAAACATTGAAGTGGAAGGGATTTTCACTCATTTTGCCACTGCTGATGAATTAGATGAAAGTTATTTTGTCACTCAACAAGATCGTTTCCAAAAGGCATTAGCGATTTTAGGTGAAGATTATAAATATATTCATACTTGTAATACCGCTACTGCTTTATGGCACGAAGCTTGGCATTCTAATGTTGTTCGCTTTGGAGTAGGAATTTATGGTATGAATCCATCAGGTAGTGTTTTACCTTTACCTTATGAGTTACAACCGGCGATGCGTATTGAAAGTGAAATCGTATATGTTAAAAAACAACCGAAAGGCCGCAGTGTAAGTTATGGAGCAACCTATACTTCACAAGAAGAAGAATATATTGCTACTTTACCGATTGGTTATGCGGATGGTTGGTTGCGCCGTTATAGTGGATTTTCTGTGCTTGTCGATGGACAACGTGCAGAAATCGTTGGTCGTGTTACTATGGATCAAATTATGATTCGTTTACCAAAATACTATCCTGTAGGAACAAAAGTAACATTAATTGGTAAAGATGGAGAAGAAGAAAACACCTTTACTCAAGCTGCAGATTATATTGGAACGATTAACTATGAATTAACATCAATTTTAGGACAACGCTTAGAGCGTATTTATGAGGAGGACTAAGTTTGAATTTTAAGGAATATCAATTAAAGCCCTATATTCAAAAAGCATTGGAAGAAAAAGGATTTAAAGAACCGACTGAGGTGCAACAATATTTTATTCCAATGATTCGTAAAGGAAAAAGTGTCGTTGGACAATCACAAACCGGAACAGGAAAAACTCATACTTTCTTGATTCCACTATTCCAACGTCTAGATGAAACAAAAGAAGAAGTTCAGGTTATTATCACTGCACCAAGTCGTGAATTAGCACAACAAATTTATAAAGAAGCACAATGGATTGCTTCTTTCTCTGGAGAAAGCATTAAAATTGCTTGTTATATTGGAGGAACCGATAAAAAACGTCAAATCGAAAAATTACAACAGGGACAACCACAAATTGTGATTGGAACTCCAGGACGTATTTTAGATTTAATTAAAGAACAAGCATTGAAAGTTCACACTGCTTTTGCTTTTGTAGTCGATGAAGCAGATATGACTTTAGACCTTGGATTTTTAGGAGAAGTCGATCAAATTGCAGGACGCTTACCTTATTTAGAACAAATGCTAGTCTTTTCTGCGACCATTCCAGAAAAATTAAAACCGTTCTTGAAAAAATATATGGAAAATCCAGTAATGGGTGAAATTAAGCCAAAAGAAAAAATCGCTACAACAATTGAAAATTGCTTATTATCTACCAAAGGTCAAGATCGTATTGGTATTATTTATCAATTATTAACCATGGGAAATCCTTATTTGGCATTAGTATTTGCAAATACAAAAGAACGTGTAGATGAAATTACTTCTGCTTTACGTGAACGCGGATTGAAAGTCGCAAAAATTCATGGAGATGTGCCTCCGCGTGAACGTAAACGTGTGATGAAACAAATTCAAAATTTAGAATATCAATATGTCGTTGCGACCGATTTAGCTGCTCGTGGAATTGATATTGAAGGAGTTTCTTTAGTTATCAATGATGAACTACCAAAAGACTTAGAGTTTTATATTCACCGTGTGGGTCGTACAGGACGTAATGGTTTAGAAGGAACTGCCATTACTTTATATGGTCCAGGAGATGACCAAGCGATTTTAGAATTAGAAGAAATGGGTGTCAACTTTGTACCAAAAGCTCTAAAAAATGGAGAATTGGTTGATACTTTTGACCGTCGTCGTCGTGAACAACGTACAAAAACCCAACAAAAATTAGATCCATCTATGATTGGGATGGTGAAAAAGAAAAAGAAAAAAGTAAAACCAGGTTATAAGAAAAAAATTAACCGTACGATTGAAGAAGATCGTCGTCGTCGTCGTCGTCAAGAGATGAAACAACAAAATCGTCGTCGTCGTAAAGAAAGAAAAGAAGAGTATTAAAAGGAAAGTATGTGAAGGAATAATGAAAAAAAGGAATAAATGGATTGCGGTCATTTCTGTACTTGTGGGATTGACTGTCATTGGTGGCTATGGAGGAATTCGTTATCTTTTTGATTACGCAATTGTGCGCGATGAAAAAGATTTTATGAGTAGTGGAGATGCTTCTGGAACAAGTGAACCAGCAAAACCTTATGAAAAATGGACTTTTTTAAATACTAAGCCCAAATACATGACTCAAAAAACAGAAGATGGATTGACGTTAAAAGGAGTTTATTTACGCAATAATGAACAAAAAGTTCAGGGGAACCGTAAATTAATGATTTTAGTCCATGGATATACTTCGAATGGGAAATTATTAGAACAATACGCCAAACTTTTTTATGGTAAAGGATATGATTTATTCTTACCGGATGCTAGAGCTCATGGAATGAGTGAAGGAAAATATATTGGTTTTGGTTGGCCTGATCGAATTGATCTTTTACATTGGATTAAGCAAATGATTGCTTATTACGATGATAAAGTAGATATTGGATTATGGGGAATCAGTATGGGTGGTGCTGAAGTGATGATGGTTAGTGGTGAAAAACTACCAAAACAAGTAAAATGTATCATCGAAGATTGCGGATACTCCAGTACAAAAGAAGAAATGGAATATCAATTAAAAGAAATGTTCCACTTACCTTCTTTCCCTATTATTCCTTTAGCCTCTGCGTATACAGAACATCGAGTAGGATATAATTTCTATGAGAGTAGCGCTGTAGAACAATTGAAGAAAAATCATTTACCGATGCTCTTCATTCATGGTTCAAAAGATGATTTTGTACCAACAGAAATGGTAGAAGAAGTATATGAAGCATCGAAAGGTCCAAAAGAAAAAGTGATTTTCCCAGGAGCAGGACATGCGAAAAGTTATCAATCCAATCCAAAACGTTATGAAAAAGTGGTTTTCCAATTTTTAGATCAATACTTGCCAGTGAAAGAAAAGAGTAAAAAGTGATAACGCTTGCAATTCATAACAAAAAAATTTATCATAAAGGTGTGATAGATAAAATGAAATGAGGGATTATCATGAGATCATTCATGACAGATGACTTACAAGAACAAGCAATTAAAGATTTACAATTAATGGTGGCATGTCCATCTTATTGTGATGAAGAACATGCAGAAGAAGGAGCTCCTTTTGGACCAGGAATTGCTAAATGTTTAGATACAACATTAGACATTTTTGAAAAAAATGGTTTTAGTACCTACAAAGATCCAAAAGGCTATTATGGATATGCAGAAATTGGTGAGGGTACAGAAACATTAGCTGTACTATGTCACTTAGATGTTGTTCCTGCTGGTGATTTAGCAGATTGGAATACAGATCCATTTAAAGCTACTTTAATTGATGGTAATTTAGCTTTAGTAGGACGTGGAGTTCAAGACGATAAAGGTCCTACAATGATGGCTTTATATGCTTTGAAAGCAGTAACAGAAGGTACAGGATTAGTACCAAATAAAAAAATTCGTTTCATCTTTGGTACAGATGAAGAAACATTATGGCGTTGTATGGATCATTACAATGCAGAACAACCACAAGCAGATATGGGATTTGCCCCAGATGCTGATTTCCCATTAATTTATGCGGAAAAAGGTTTATTACAAGCTGAAATGGTTGGACCAAAAGTAACAGATTACACAGTAACTGGTGGTAGTGCATTAAACGTAGTACCAAATAAAGCGCAATATATTGGACCAAAAGCTAAAGAAGTGGCTCAAGCTTTAGAAAAATTAGGTTATGATTATAAACAAGTAGATGATTCTACAATTGAAGTTTATGGAAAAGCAGTTCACTCAAAAGATGCTCCAGAAGGAATCAATGCAATTACTCGTTTAGCAGAAGCATTAGCTACAATTTACGATGATCCTATGATTCAATTATTAGGTAAAACTGTAAAAGCGGATGCGAATGGAGTAACTTTAGTAGGAGATGTGGAAGATGAAGTTTCTGGTAAACTAACTTTCAATATCGCTACAATTCAATGTGATGCTAACGGTTCAAAAGTTGGAATCGATTTGCGTATCCCAGTAACTGTAGATAAAGATGAATTAGTTCATCGTTTAAGTGAAAAATTAGAAGCAAACGGCTTAGAATATTCAGAAGTAGACTATGTAGCATCATTATATGTACCACAAGATAGTACTTTGGTGAAAAACTTATTAGAAGTTTACCGTGACTACACAGGAGATATGGAAGAACCTCTTGTTTCTGGTGGAGCTACTTTTGCTAGAACAATGAATAACTGTGTTGCCTTTGGACCATTCTTCCCATATAGTGACAATACAGAACACCAAGCCAATGAAACTTTAGACCTAAAAGAAATGCGTCAAGCAATGGATATTTATGCAGAAGCATTCTATCGCTTAGCATTTAAAGAATAGAATAAACAAGAGAGACTGAGAGGATTTACTCTCAGTCTTTTTTTGTTGTTTATTTAGAATCTAACTATACGAAGAAATTATTTTTTGGTAAACAATAATGAATTTATTTTTTGAGATTTTACTACTTTTTTGCAAAAAATGAATGGATGAACATAAAAAAAAACAAAAAAACGTATTCATTATAGCAAAAAAGGTCTAAAATTACTTGTTGGTATCGAGAAAATTGAAAATTAAATATAGGGGTGATCAAATGCAGTTTAAAAAGAAAGCAAATGTTTTTGCGACTCTTGCATTAGTCGCAAGTTCATTTTGTTCTTCATTTGTTGGGGTAGCAAATGCAGAAACAAAAAGCGGAGGAGAACCTGGATATGAGGTGACAAATCTTTCGCCGCAAGTAAGGCTAGAGGTTAAGGGGCCAAATGGGTATAAGGCTCCAGCATATTGCTATAATCCAACATGGGAACCACCAGGTCTAGAGAAATCAGTTCGTTATGAACGATTTGATTTTTACGATGGTATGAAAACAGCTGCTGATAAAAAAGAATCAGAAGAAAAAGTAGATACCATCATGACTGTTTTATTATTGGGGTATCCAAATAATTTGATGGCAGAAAAATTAACGCCAATTGCGAAATCAGACATGGAACATCACTTAGGGAGTTTTATAAATACTCATAATTTAGATGAATATATGTGGGAATCTACGCAACAAGCAGTTTGGGCGATTGCACAACCGGGTGGAGGTCATGTGCAGAATTATTATATTAAAGAAATGGTGGATTTTGCTAAAAAGTATCCTTTAAATGAAGATACAGCGAAAGCGAAATACGCGATGTTAGTGGATCATAAAAATGAAGTGATTTCTGAAAAGAATCCATTGGTGATTGATGCTAATTCTCATAAATCACAAATATTTATGTTACATAA is part of the Catellicoccus marimammalium M35/04/3 genome and harbors:
- a CDS encoding M20 family metallopeptidase, whose amino-acid sequence is MRSFMTDDLQEQAIKDLQLMVACPSYCDEEHAEEGAPFGPGIAKCLDTTLDIFEKNGFSTYKDPKGYYGYAEIGEGTETLAVLCHLDVVPAGDLADWNTDPFKATLIDGNLALVGRGVQDDKGPTMMALYALKAVTEGTGLVPNKKIRFIFGTDEETLWRCMDHYNAEQPQADMGFAPDADFPLIYAEKGLLQAEMVGPKVTDYTVTGGSALNVVPNKAQYIGPKAKEVAQALEKLGYDYKQVDDSTIEVYGKAVHSKDAPEGINAITRLAEALATIYDDPMIQLLGKTVKADANGVTLVGDVEDEVSGKLTFNIATIQCDANGSKVGIDLRIPVTVDKDELVHRLSEKLEANGLEYSEVDYVASLYVPQDSTLVKNLLEVYRDYTGDMEEPLVSGGATFARTMNNCVAFGPFFPYSDNTEHQANETLDLKEMRQAMDIYAEAFYRLAFKE
- the dnaJ gene encoding molecular chaperone DnaJ — encoded protein: MATKRDYYEVLGVQKDASDAEIKKAYRKLSKKYHPDINKEPDAADKFKEVSEAYEVLSDPQKRAAYDQYGHASTDPNFNGGFGGFGGGFDGFDGGGFGGFEDIFSSFFGGGGGGFGSTNPNTPRQGADLSYTLDLTFDEAIHGTEKSISYRRSEVCETCHGSGAKAGTEPETCPKCHGSGTINVQRQTPLGRMMTQEVCDECHGTGKIIKEKCSTCHGEGVVENTHTIKITVPAGVEDGTQMRVAGQGQAGENGGPYGDLYVVFHVQASKEFRRDGADIYYELPLNFAQVSLGDEVEVPTVDGKVKLKIPAGTQSGKMFRLRGKGAARLHGTGRGDQYVIANVVTPKSMNEKQKEAMRMFAEATDGPVKNEESFFDKMRDRFGKHNK
- the alr gene encoding alanine racemase; this encodes MAVVANHRPTKAIVSKGAIRHNIEEEMKRLPKDAQLWAVVKADAYGHGALEVAKVAKEAGATGYCVAYVDEGIALREAGFTEPILVLGVTEPMSTVVLAAKYHLSLAAPSVDWLERADLALKEVNESLTVHLAVDSGMGRIGFVYEEEMAEAKARMSEWTNIEVEGIFTHFATADELDESYFVTQQDRFQKALAILGEDYKYIHTCNTATALWHEAWHSNVVRFGVGIYGMNPSGSVLPLPYELQPAMRIESEIVYVKKQPKGRSVSYGATYTSQEEEYIATLPIGYADGWLRRYSGFSVLVDGQRAEIVGRVTMDQIMIRLPKYYPVGTKVTLIGKDGEEENTFTQAADYIGTINYELTSILGQRLERIYEED
- the hemW gene encoding radical SAM family heme chaperone HemW; the protein is MTSAYIHIPFCDQICFYCDFPKVLKEDQPIEEYLTTLRWEMEQYQVKEPCETLYIGGGTPSSLNEQELEQLLASVREMLPFSGGEFTFEVNPGDLNEAKLHLLEEYGVNRLSMGVQTFNETLLKKIGRKHNRQDVHDTLHAIEKYSTITNVSLDLIYALPKQTIEDFQATLKEAVELGLPHFSLYALILENQTVFANLARRGKLLLPTQEEEVAMEEWAQEYLEARGWHRYELSNYGKEGYESQHNLMYWDNKHYYGFGAGGSGYLGNERYRNHAPIQHYLAACQKGELPIVEKEVISRSAAMEEQIFLGLRKTKGVSKKEFAARFHQPIEEVYGPVISDLLAKGLLQEQDDFLSLTPQGRLFGNDVFVEFLLDK
- the hrcA gene encoding heat-inducible transcriptional repressor HrcA translates to MVLKPRQLDVLKLLVHLFINNHQPVGSSTLKTEGIDASSATIRNDLALLEAKGFIEKTHVSSGRIPSLKGYRYYIDHLLQPLPLSEEERRAIREQLQTNEPLLQNFLGQSAMQLAELTGCTTFISELNQESCILTAFQLVFLNEQQVMAVMVNNRGNVEKRLYPVERDFTPEWLQEIEHFVQDEFVGESIMTIQQRLKTELPITLQRVFTQSNFVLSLLNTIFEEVFKGQCYIGGEMNLLDAYQNELPRFKKVHEWVHSEASESLLQCPTDDCIHIYLGSELKTPLLEDMALIKMRYQVAPYGSGVLAVLGPAGLPYPRILSLLRCFKEEFEQQVANYHLLVHNPLT
- a CDS encoding alpha/beta hydrolase yields the protein MKKRNKWIAVISVLVGLTVIGGYGGIRYLFDYAIVRDEKDFMSSGDASGTSEPAKPYEKWTFLNTKPKYMTQKTEDGLTLKGVYLRNNEQKVQGNRKLMILVHGYTSNGKLLEQYAKLFYGKGYDLFLPDARAHGMSEGKYIGFGWPDRIDLLHWIKQMIAYYDDKVDIGLWGISMGGAEVMMVSGEKLPKQVKCIIEDCGYSSTKEEMEYQLKEMFHLPSFPIIPLASAYTEHRVGYNFYESSAVEQLKKNHLPMLFIHGSKDDFVPTEMVEEVYEASKGPKEKVIFPGAGHAKSYQSNPKRYEKVVFQFLDQYLPVKEKSKK
- the grpE gene encoding nucleotide exchange factor GrpE, encoding MNEENKNTTEQEEIVEAVEKEVEIEAAEEESEIVELKQKIDELSDQNLRLQAEIVNMRNRNQKDRETAAKYRAQDLAKELLPAIDNLERALAIDVDNEHGEALKKGVQMVLDNLKTALKAQGIEEIVALNQAFDPTVHQAVQTVDAKENNVEPNTIVQELQKGYKLHDRVLRPAMVVVAQ
- the dnaK gene encoding molecular chaperone DnaK, encoding MSNKIIGIDLGTTNSAVAVLEGGEAKIIPNPEGNRTTPSVVAFKDGEIQVGEVAKRQAVTNPNTISSIKRHMGTDYKVEVDGKQYTPQEISAMILQYLKGYAEDYLGEKVDKAVITVPAYFDDAQRQATKDAGKIAGLEVERIVNEPTAAALAYGLDKTDKDEKVLVFDLGGGTFDVSILELGDGVFDVLSTAGDNHLGGDDFDNKIIDWAVAEFKKENGIDLSQDKMALQRLKDAAEKAKKDLSGVTSAQISLPFITAGEAGPLHLEMTLTRAKFDELTHDLVERTKEPVRRALSDAGLSNADIDEVILVGGSTRIPAVVEAVRKETGKEPNKSVNPDEVVAMGAAIQGGVITGDVKDVVLLDVTPLSLGIETMGGVMTKLIDRNTTIPTSKSQVFSTAADNQPAVDIHVLQGERPMAADNKTLGRFQLTDIPAAPRGVPQIEVTFDIDKNGIVNVSAKDLGTGKEQKITITSSTGLSDEEIERMVKDAEANADADKQRKEEADLRNEVDALIFSVDKTLEELKDKVSEDEVKKAEAARDELKAAVEANDLEQMKAKKDALEAIVRDLSVKLYEQAAQQQAQANPEAAKDGDDDVVDADFEEVDK
- a CDS encoding DEAD/DEAH box helicase; protein product: MNFKEYQLKPYIQKALEEKGFKEPTEVQQYFIPMIRKGKSVVGQSQTGTGKTHTFLIPLFQRLDETKEEVQVIITAPSRELAQQIYKEAQWIASFSGESIKIACYIGGTDKKRQIEKLQQGQPQIVIGTPGRILDLIKEQALKVHTAFAFVVDEADMTLDLGFLGEVDQIAGRLPYLEQMLVFSATIPEKLKPFLKKYMENPVMGEIKPKEKIATTIENCLLSTKGQDRIGIIYQLLTMGNPYLALVFANTKERVDEITSALRERGLKVAKIHGDVPPRERKRVMKQIQNLEYQYVVATDLAARGIDIEGVSLVINDELPKDLEFYIHRVGRTGRNGLEGTAITLYGPGDDQAILELEEMGVNFVPKALKNGELVDTFDRRRREQRTKTQQKLDPSMIGMVKKKKKKVKPGYKKKINRTIEEDRRRRRRQEMKQQNRRRRKERKEEY